A single region of the Liolophura sinensis isolate JHLJ2023 chromosome 9, CUHK_Ljap_v2, whole genome shotgun sequence genome encodes:
- the LOC135475792 gene encoding L-methionine gamma-lyase-like, whose translation MVILVFSDYWHPSKSVLESGVLGLSLDDVALETRPILARSDKPVTGVMKTQPLVPPIYHASTYVLRNVEDYCDVITQGGHLYSRMGNFTSDSAECAINAVEGGAGSLLFSSGMAAVSTAVLGCVNAGDHVIAPTPLYSGTFELFKSILPRFNIEISHVESGSSVEEYKKLVKSNTKLLYTETPCNPDMSLTDIKAFAELGNSLGITTFVDGTFASPYIQRSLQFGVDISMHSCTKYVGGHSDLLAGCLTVKTPEMWQKLRHMQMMIGCVLSPHDSSLLLRGIRTLGIRMEKHCANAMKIAEFLEKHPKIERVMYPGLPSHPQHELAKSQMLGGFGGMMSFDVKGGKRAGITLVENVRIINLAVSLGGVQSLIEHTASMTHGPLIVSDEDRRAQRIGDGHIRLSVGIENADDLIRDLSQALDKVSL comes from the exons ATGGTGATTCTGGTTTTCAGCGACTACTGGCATCCATCCAAATCTGTGTTAGAGTCAGGTGTATTGGGGCTGAGCCTCGACGATGTGGCTCTGGAGACACGCCCCATCCTGGCCCGCTCTGACAAGCCTGTCACCGGGGTGATGAAAACCCAGCCTCTGGTCCCGCCCATTTACCACGCTTCCACTTACGTCCTCAGAAACGTGGAAGACTACTGTGACGTCATCACACAG GGCGGTCATTTATACTCACGCATGGGTAATTTCACATCAGACTCAGCGGAATGTGCCATTAACGCCGTGGAGGGTGGAGCAGGTTCTTTATTGTTTTCCAGTGGGATGGCTGCTGTGTCCACTGCTGTCTTAGGGTGTGTCAATGCCGGAGACCACGTG ATTGCACCGACGCCGCTGTACAGCGGGACATTTGAGCTGTTTAAGAGTATCCTGCCCAGATTCAACATTGAGATTAGCCACGTGGAGTCTGGATCGAGCGTTGAAGAATACAAGAAGCTGGTCAAGTCAAACACCAAG TTGCTGTACACAGAGACTCCATGTAACCCAGACATGAGCTTAACAGACATAAAGGCGTTCGCGGAGCTCGGCAATTCCTTAGGAATTACCACGTTTGTTGATGGTACATTCGCTTCGCCGTATATTCAGAGGTCGTTGCAGTTCGGGGTTGACATTTCTATGCACAGTTG CACAAAGTACGTGGGCGGTCACTCAGATTTGTTGGCTGGCTGTCTGACCGTGAAGACGCCGGAAATGTGGCAGAAGCTGCGTCATATGCAAATGATGATAGGCTGTGTCTTG AGTCCCCATGATTCAAGCCTTCTGTTAAGAGGAATTAGGACCCTCGGAATAAGAATGGAAAAACACTGCGCCAACGCCATGAAGATAGCCGAATTCTTGGAAAAACATCCAAAG ATAGAACGCGTGATGTACCCAGGCCTGCCTTCTCATCCTCAACACGAGCTGGCCAAGTCACAGATGCTGGGCGGATTCGGCGGAATGATGTCATTTGATGTGAAGGGAGGCAAGCGTGCTGGAATTACTTTAGTTGAG AATGTCCGAATAATCAACCTGGCCGTATCTCTGGGAGGTGTCCAGTCGCTGATAGAGCACACGGCATCGATGACGCACGGACCACTGATTGTGTCTGACGAGGATCGTCGTGCTCAGAGGATTGGGGATGGACACATTCGGTTAAG TGTGGGCATTGAGAATGCAGATGACCTGATCCGAGACTTAAGCCAGGCATTGGATAAGGTGTCTCTCTGA